From one Sardina pilchardus chromosome 6, fSarPil1.1, whole genome shotgun sequence genomic stretch:
- the cblc gene encoding E3 ubiquitin-protein ligase CBL-C isoform X1, producing MATGSAGLLSGRGLRREVSESTPPQPPTSSERKLLEKVLKRLDKLHRLSVDARMALRNSPPYLPDLVTETATLLTDMWAPYRGPVVGIPRADEGEYLRVHVKHLLYKTDRAVLLFKEGREKMFEETSSCRRNLTKLSLLLSHMLCEMRALFPEGKFQGDTYRLTKSEAGNFWRRAFGNKCIVQWRIFKEHLRRVHSFEEGMEAMALKSTVDLTCNDHVSIFEFDIFTRLFQPWSTLLRNWNQLAVTHPGYMAFLTYDQVRARLDHYRHRPGSYIFRLSCTRMGQWAIGHVAMDGSIVQTIPQNTPLYQALLQGFREGCYLYPDGRDVNPDLSALCEPAQRGKVKVTEEQYELYCEIGSTFQLCKICAERDKDTRIQPCGHLLCQPCLNGWQKSDGHTCPYCRCDIRGTESVLIEPYLPGQGSGAFVEEPEDEDEEDHEDVQQVMKKLASMKKKASEDYQTPSRPVDSSLMPPPLPPKLTSSSPCPSPRLPPRSPMAEARANHSNNRVQSNDQRRKSSAMKVQKEEHCRGEWENSGSSSTPFTRSPSQNSEDSNSESSRPSSSQSGKSNDVPWSGSSSSSSGRKKRDKVRGMTEDRSGREDRSSEELGTHTERQKHMSS from the exons GCAAGCTGCTGGAGAAGGTCCTGAAGAGGCTGGACAAGCTCCACCGGCTGAGCGTGGACGCGCGCATGGCCCTGCGCAACAGCCCGCCCTACCTGCCCGACTTGGTGACCGAGACGGCCACACTGCTGACGGACATGTGGGCGCCCTACCGAGGCCCAGTGGTGGGAATCCCGAGGGCCGACGAAGGGGAGTACCTGCGGGTCCACGTTAAGCACCTGCTGTATAAGACGGACCGGGCTGTCCTGCTGTTCAAAGAGGGCCGCGAGAAGATGTTCGAGGAGACCTCCAGCTGCAG GAGGAACCTGACAAAGCTTTCACTGCTGCTCAGCCATATGCTGTGTGAAATGCGGGCCTTGTTTCCAGAGGGAAAGTTTCAAGGTGACACATACAGACTGACCAAATCAGAGGCTGGGAATTTCTGGAGGAGGGCCTTTGGAAACAA ATGCATTGTGCAGTGGAGAATCTTTAAGGAACACCTGAGGAGAGTCCATAGCTTTGAGGAGGGTATGGAAGCCATGGCTCTCAAGTCCACAGTGGACCTCACCTGTAATGACCACGTCTCCATCTTTGAGTTTGACATCTTTACCAGGCTCTTTCAG CCCTGGTCCACCCTGTTAAGAAACTGGAATCAGCTGGCTGTCACACACCCCGGTTACATGGCCTTCTTGACCTACGACCAGGTCAGAGCGCGTCTGGACCACTACCGACATCGCCCCGGGAG CTACATCTTCCGCCTGAGCTGCACTCGGATGGGGCAGTGGGCCATTGGGCACGTAGCCATGGATGGGAGCATAGTGCAGACCATCCCCCAGAACACACCCCTGTACCAGGCTCTTCTGCAAGGCTTCAGAGAGGgctg CTACCTGTATCCTGATGGGCGTGATGTGAACCCTGACCTTTCGGCGCTGTGTGAACCTGCACAGAGGGGAAAAGTTAAAGTCACAGAG GAGCAGTATGAGCTTTACTGTGAGATTGGCAGCACTTTCCAGCTGTGTAAGATCTGCGcagagagggacaaagacaCACGCATTCAACCCTGTGGCCACTTGCTGTGCCAGCCCTGTCTTAACGGGTGGCAG AAGTCAGATGGGCACACCTGTCCATACTGCCGCTGTGACATCCGAGGGACCGAGTCTGTCCTCATCGAGCCCTACCTGCCCGGCCAAGGCAGCGGGGCCTTCGTGGAAGAGCCAGAGGATGAGGACGAGGAAGACCACGAGGATGTGCAACAAGTGATGAAGAAGCTGGCCTCCATGAAAAAG AAGGCGTCGGAAGACTATCAGACCCCAAGTAGACCAGTGGACTCCAGTCTCATGCCGCCTCCGCTGCCTCCAAAACTCACCTCCTCGTCTCCATGCCCCTCCCCGAGACTCCCACCTCGGTCCCCAATGGCAGAAGCGCGTGCCAATCATTCAAACAACAGAGTG CAGAGCAATGATCAGAGGAGGAAGTCATCTGCAATGAA AGTCCAAAAGGAAGAGCACTGCAGAGGTGAATGGGAGAATTCTGGGAGCTCTTCTACCCCATTCACCCGTTCACCCTCCCAAAA TAGTGAAGACTCAAACTCTGAATCAAGCAGGCCATCGTCCTCCCAGTCTGGCAAAAGCA atGATGTGCCTTGGTCAgggtcctcatcctcatcctcagggagaaagaagagagacaaaGTGCGGGGAATGACAGAGGACAGAAGTGGGAGGGAGGATAGATCGAGTGAAGAACTTGGGACTCATACggagagacaaaaacacatgTCGTCTTGA
- the cblc gene encoding E3 ubiquitin-protein ligase CBL-C isoform X3 encodes MATGSAGLLSGRGLRREVSESTPPQPPTSSERKLLEKVLKRLDKLHRLSVDARMALRNSPPYLPDLVTETATLLTDMWAPYRGPVVGIPRADEGEYLRVHVKHLLYKTDRAVLLFKEGREKMFEETSSCRRNLTKLSLLLSHMLCEMRALFPEGKFQGDTYRLTKSEAGNFWRRAFGNKCIVQWRIFKEHLRRVHSFEEGMEAMALKSTVDLTCNDHVSIFEFDIFTRLFQPWSTLLRNWNQLAVTHPGYMAFLTYDQVRARLDHYRHRPGSYIFRLSCTRMGQWAIGHVAMDGSIVQTIPQNTPLYQALLQGFREGCYLYPDGRDVNPDLSALCEPAQRGKVKVTEEQYELYCEIGSTFQLCKICAERDKDTRIQPCGHLLCQPCLNGWQKSDGHTCPYCRCDIRGTESVLIEPYLPGQGSGAFVEEPEDEDEEDHEDVQQVMKKLASMKKKASEDYQTPSRPVDSSLMPPPLPPKLTSSSPCPSPRLPPRSPMAEARANHSNNRVQSNDQRRKSSAMKVQKEEHCRGEWENSGSSSTPFTRSPSQNEDSNSESSRPSSSQSGKSNDVPWSGSSSSSSGRKKRDKVRGMTEDRSGREDRSSEELGTHTERQKHMSS; translated from the exons GCAAGCTGCTGGAGAAGGTCCTGAAGAGGCTGGACAAGCTCCACCGGCTGAGCGTGGACGCGCGCATGGCCCTGCGCAACAGCCCGCCCTACCTGCCCGACTTGGTGACCGAGACGGCCACACTGCTGACGGACATGTGGGCGCCCTACCGAGGCCCAGTGGTGGGAATCCCGAGGGCCGACGAAGGGGAGTACCTGCGGGTCCACGTTAAGCACCTGCTGTATAAGACGGACCGGGCTGTCCTGCTGTTCAAAGAGGGCCGCGAGAAGATGTTCGAGGAGACCTCCAGCTGCAG GAGGAACCTGACAAAGCTTTCACTGCTGCTCAGCCATATGCTGTGTGAAATGCGGGCCTTGTTTCCAGAGGGAAAGTTTCAAGGTGACACATACAGACTGACCAAATCAGAGGCTGGGAATTTCTGGAGGAGGGCCTTTGGAAACAA ATGCATTGTGCAGTGGAGAATCTTTAAGGAACACCTGAGGAGAGTCCATAGCTTTGAGGAGGGTATGGAAGCCATGGCTCTCAAGTCCACAGTGGACCTCACCTGTAATGACCACGTCTCCATCTTTGAGTTTGACATCTTTACCAGGCTCTTTCAG CCCTGGTCCACCCTGTTAAGAAACTGGAATCAGCTGGCTGTCACACACCCCGGTTACATGGCCTTCTTGACCTACGACCAGGTCAGAGCGCGTCTGGACCACTACCGACATCGCCCCGGGAG CTACATCTTCCGCCTGAGCTGCACTCGGATGGGGCAGTGGGCCATTGGGCACGTAGCCATGGATGGGAGCATAGTGCAGACCATCCCCCAGAACACACCCCTGTACCAGGCTCTTCTGCAAGGCTTCAGAGAGGgctg CTACCTGTATCCTGATGGGCGTGATGTGAACCCTGACCTTTCGGCGCTGTGTGAACCTGCACAGAGGGGAAAAGTTAAAGTCACAGAG GAGCAGTATGAGCTTTACTGTGAGATTGGCAGCACTTTCCAGCTGTGTAAGATCTGCGcagagagggacaaagacaCACGCATTCAACCCTGTGGCCACTTGCTGTGCCAGCCCTGTCTTAACGGGTGGCAG AAGTCAGATGGGCACACCTGTCCATACTGCCGCTGTGACATCCGAGGGACCGAGTCTGTCCTCATCGAGCCCTACCTGCCCGGCCAAGGCAGCGGGGCCTTCGTGGAAGAGCCAGAGGATGAGGACGAGGAAGACCACGAGGATGTGCAACAAGTGATGAAGAAGCTGGCCTCCATGAAAAAG AAGGCGTCGGAAGACTATCAGACCCCAAGTAGACCAGTGGACTCCAGTCTCATGCCGCCTCCGCTGCCTCCAAAACTCACCTCCTCGTCTCCATGCCCCTCCCCGAGACTCCCACCTCGGTCCCCAATGGCAGAAGCGCGTGCCAATCATTCAAACAACAGAGTG CAGAGCAATGATCAGAGGAGGAAGTCATCTGCAATGAA AGTCCAAAAGGAAGAGCACTGCAGAGGTGAATGGGAGAATTCTGGGAGCTCTTCTACCCCATTCACCCGTTCACCCTCCCAAAA TGAAGACTCAAACTCTGAATCAAGCAGGCCATCGTCCTCCCAGTCTGGCAAAAGCA atGATGTGCCTTGGTCAgggtcctcatcctcatcctcagggagaaagaagagagacaaaGTGCGGGGAATGACAGAGGACAGAAGTGGGAGGGAGGATAGATCGAGTGAAGAACTTGGGACTCATACggagagacaaaaacacatgTCGTCTTGA
- the cblc gene encoding E3 ubiquitin-protein ligase CBL-C isoform X2, giving the protein MATGSAGLLSGRGLRREVSESTPPQPPTSSERKLLEKVLKRLDKLHRLSVDARMALRNSPPYLPDLVTETATLLTDMWAPYRGPVVGIPRADEGEYLRVHVKHLLYKTDRAVLLFKEGREKMFEETSSCRRNLTKLSLLLSHMLCEMRALFPEGKFQGDTYRLTKSEAGNFWRRAFGNKCIVQWRIFKEHLRRVHSFEEGMEAMALKSTVDLTCNDHVSIFEFDIFTRLFQPWSTLLRNWNQLAVTHPGYMAFLTYDQVRARLDHYRHRPGSYIFRLSCTRMGQWAIGHVAMDGSIVQTIPQNTPLYQALLQGFREGCYLYPDGRDVNPDLSALCEPAQRGKVKVTEEQYELYCEIGSTFQLCKICAERDKDTRIQPCGHLLCQPCLNGWQKSDGHTCPYCRCDIRGTESVLIEPYLPGQGSGAFVEEPEDEDEEDHEDVQQVMKKLASMKKKASEDYQTPSRPVDSSLMPPPLPPKLTSSSPCPSPRLPPRSPMAEARANHSNNRVSNDQRRKSSAMKVQKEEHCRGEWENSGSSSTPFTRSPSQNSEDSNSESSRPSSSQSGKSNDVPWSGSSSSSSGRKKRDKVRGMTEDRSGREDRSSEELGTHTERQKHMSS; this is encoded by the exons GCAAGCTGCTGGAGAAGGTCCTGAAGAGGCTGGACAAGCTCCACCGGCTGAGCGTGGACGCGCGCATGGCCCTGCGCAACAGCCCGCCCTACCTGCCCGACTTGGTGACCGAGACGGCCACACTGCTGACGGACATGTGGGCGCCCTACCGAGGCCCAGTGGTGGGAATCCCGAGGGCCGACGAAGGGGAGTACCTGCGGGTCCACGTTAAGCACCTGCTGTATAAGACGGACCGGGCTGTCCTGCTGTTCAAAGAGGGCCGCGAGAAGATGTTCGAGGAGACCTCCAGCTGCAG GAGGAACCTGACAAAGCTTTCACTGCTGCTCAGCCATATGCTGTGTGAAATGCGGGCCTTGTTTCCAGAGGGAAAGTTTCAAGGTGACACATACAGACTGACCAAATCAGAGGCTGGGAATTTCTGGAGGAGGGCCTTTGGAAACAA ATGCATTGTGCAGTGGAGAATCTTTAAGGAACACCTGAGGAGAGTCCATAGCTTTGAGGAGGGTATGGAAGCCATGGCTCTCAAGTCCACAGTGGACCTCACCTGTAATGACCACGTCTCCATCTTTGAGTTTGACATCTTTACCAGGCTCTTTCAG CCCTGGTCCACCCTGTTAAGAAACTGGAATCAGCTGGCTGTCACACACCCCGGTTACATGGCCTTCTTGACCTACGACCAGGTCAGAGCGCGTCTGGACCACTACCGACATCGCCCCGGGAG CTACATCTTCCGCCTGAGCTGCACTCGGATGGGGCAGTGGGCCATTGGGCACGTAGCCATGGATGGGAGCATAGTGCAGACCATCCCCCAGAACACACCCCTGTACCAGGCTCTTCTGCAAGGCTTCAGAGAGGgctg CTACCTGTATCCTGATGGGCGTGATGTGAACCCTGACCTTTCGGCGCTGTGTGAACCTGCACAGAGGGGAAAAGTTAAAGTCACAGAG GAGCAGTATGAGCTTTACTGTGAGATTGGCAGCACTTTCCAGCTGTGTAAGATCTGCGcagagagggacaaagacaCACGCATTCAACCCTGTGGCCACTTGCTGTGCCAGCCCTGTCTTAACGGGTGGCAG AAGTCAGATGGGCACACCTGTCCATACTGCCGCTGTGACATCCGAGGGACCGAGTCTGTCCTCATCGAGCCCTACCTGCCCGGCCAAGGCAGCGGGGCCTTCGTGGAAGAGCCAGAGGATGAGGACGAGGAAGACCACGAGGATGTGCAACAAGTGATGAAGAAGCTGGCCTCCATGAAAAAG AAGGCGTCGGAAGACTATCAGACCCCAAGTAGACCAGTGGACTCCAGTCTCATGCCGCCTCCGCTGCCTCCAAAACTCACCTCCTCGTCTCCATGCCCCTCCCCGAGACTCCCACCTCGGTCCCCAATGGCAGAAGCGCGTGCCAATCATTCAAACAACAGAGTG AGCAATGATCAGAGGAGGAAGTCATCTGCAATGAA AGTCCAAAAGGAAGAGCACTGCAGAGGTGAATGGGAGAATTCTGGGAGCTCTTCTACCCCATTCACCCGTTCACCCTCCCAAAA TAGTGAAGACTCAAACTCTGAATCAAGCAGGCCATCGTCCTCCCAGTCTGGCAAAAGCA atGATGTGCCTTGGTCAgggtcctcatcctcatcctcagggagaaagaagagagacaaaGTGCGGGGAATGACAGAGGACAGAAGTGGGAGGGAGGATAGATCGAGTGAAGAACTTGGGACTCATACggagagacaaaaacacatgTCGTCTTGA